One genomic window of Caldivirga maquilingensis IC-167 includes the following:
- a CDS encoding UxaA family hydrolase, which translates to MSSRPTVMGYIRPDGRVGIRNHVLVLSTVICSSIVTRRIADQVKGAVAIENPFGCGQLEPDLQVTKRTLAGMAKNPNVGAVLVVGLGCEQIQADELADEIAKTGKPVERVVIQEENGGTPAAIEKGVKLLSRMAEETLTQRPTEVDASSLVMGVECGGSDATSGLASNPVVGYVSDRLIDLGGTVILSETPEMIGAEDILAKRAASKEVADKVYNAIRRWVELAASHNVDLVGTQPAPGNIAGGISTIEEKSLGAIIKGGSRQIQGVLNYAEEVKGKGLWIMDTPGYDIMSVVGMVAGGATLVVFTTGRGTPTGNPIAPVIKVTANPYTYGKMKENIDFDASTVINGTETVEQAGERLLNLVLEVARGRHTKAELLGHTEFMIHKIIPSF; encoded by the coding sequence ATGAGCAGTAGGCCAACGGTAATGGGTTACATTAGGCCAGATGGTAGAGTTGGTATTAGGAACCACGTCCTAGTATTATCAACAGTAATATGCTCAAGCATAGTAACCCGTAGAATTGCTGATCAGGTAAAGGGTGCAGTGGCTATTGAGAATCCCTTCGGCTGCGGGCAACTTGAACCAGACCTACAAGTCACTAAGAGGACTCTTGCTGGAATGGCTAAGAACCCTAATGTGGGTGCAGTATTAGTTGTTGGCCTTGGATGTGAGCAGATTCAGGCTGATGAACTTGCTGATGAAATAGCCAAGACAGGTAAGCCTGTTGAGAGGGTGGTTATACAGGAGGAGAACGGTGGTACACCAGCGGCTATTGAGAAGGGTGTTAAGTTGCTCAGTAGGATGGCTGAGGAGACTCTTACCCAGAGGCCAACTGAAGTGGATGCATCATCACTAGTAATGGGTGTTGAATGCGGTGGTTCAGATGCCACATCAGGCTTAGCCTCAAATCCAGTTGTGGGTTATGTGTCAGATAGGTTAATTGACTTAGGGGGAACAGTTATTTTATCGGAGACCCCTGAGATGATAGGGGCTGAGGATATTTTAGCTAAGAGGGCTGCATCAAAGGAGGTGGCTGATAAGGTTTACAATGCAATTAGGAGGTGGGTTGAATTAGCTGCATCACATAACGTTGACTTAGTTGGTACTCAACCAGCCCCTGGAAACATAGCTGGAGGCATATCCACAATTGAGGAGAAGTCGCTTGGTGCCATAATTAAGGGTGGGTCAAGGCAGATTCAAGGCGTATTAAATTATGCGGAGGAGGTTAAGGGTAAGGGCCTCTGGATAATGGATACTCCAGGTTACGACATAATGTCAGTGGTGGGTATGGTGGCTGGGGGAGCAACACTAGTAGTGTTCACCACAGGTAGGGGGACTCCAACCGGTAATCCAATAGCCCCGGTGATTAAGGTGACCGCTAACCCATACACATACGGTAAGATGAAGGAGAACATTGACTTCGATGCAAGCACCGTGATTAATGGCACTGAGACTGTTGAGCAGGCTGGGGAGAGGTTACTTAACCTTGTCCTTGAGGTCGCCAGAGGTAGGCATACTAAGGCTGAGTTACTTGGGCATACGGAATTCATGATACATAAGATAATACCATCCTTCTAA
- a CDS encoding 30S ribosomal protein S27e, whose product MPNFRSVLIPAPKSRFIRVRCNQCGNEQIIFDHATVEVRCLVCGNLLARPTGGRAEVLGTVVRVLD is encoded by the coding sequence ATGCCTAACTTCAGGAGCGTGTTAATACCAGCACCTAAGTCAAGGTTCATTAGGGTTAGGTGCAACCAATGCGGTAATGAGCAGATAATATTTGACCACGCCACTGTGGAGGTTAGATGCCTAGTCTGCGGTAACCTCCTAGCCAGGCCAACTGGGGGTAGGGCTGAGGTACTGGGTACAGTGGTTAGGGTGCTTGATTAA
- a CDS encoding Lrp/AsnC ligand binding domain-containing protein, whose amino-acid sequence MAFEVFLLIQTRVGKVFEVSEKIKSINWIKVAYSVTGPYDIIALAEVDRVDDLESLIKMIHSIDGVERTLTAMVIRKH is encoded by the coding sequence ATGGCGTTTGAGGTTTTCCTCCTAATACAGACCAGGGTTGGGAAGGTATTTGAGGTGTCAGAGAAGATAAAATCAATTAATTGGATTAAGGTGGCTTACTCTGTTACTGGGCCATATGATATAATAGCCTTAGCGGAGGTTGATAGGGTTGATGACTTAGAGAGCTTAATAAAAATGATTCATTCAATTGATGGTGTTGAAAGAACGTTAACAGCAATGGTGATTAGAAAGCATTAA
- a CDS encoding Glu/Leu/Phe/Val family dehydrogenase: MNSVLGMPTQSIFLQDTLKTLMRAVEVGGFDKIVYDYLSRPMRVIAVSIPVRVNGSITIFEGYRVQHNNALGPFKGGIRFHPEVTLGDDIALATLMTLKNSLAGIPYGGGKGAVRVNPKTLKAKELEELARGYVRALYSALGPDVDIPAPDVGTNPQIMAWMVDEYSKIAGKNIPAVFTAKPIELWGNPVREYATGYGVIVAAETFMKELFGSGLSGARVSIHGFGNTGQWAAYWASKMGAKVVAVADTSGTVYDPNGIDVNKAMEVKNKTGKVIDYPGGQKLKPDDALYVNADVLVPAAIENTINASNVSRVKAKLIVEGANGPTTPEAEEYLTQHGVTIVPDILANAGGVIMSYLEWVENLQWMTWSEDETRDRLGKIMENNSRKVMNKYSELKVKNATVRDAALVLAIERVEKAMKLRGWI; this comes from the coding sequence ATGAACTCTGTACTGGGAATGCCCACGCAGTCAATATTCCTCCAGGACACGTTGAAAACTTTAATGAGAGCTGTTGAAGTAGGGGGATTCGATAAGATTGTATATGATTACTTATCCAGACCCATGAGGGTTATCGCCGTGTCAATACCAGTTAGGGTTAATGGGTCAATTACAATATTTGAGGGCTACAGGGTTCAGCACAATAATGCCTTAGGTCCATTTAAAGGCGGTATTAGATTCCACCCAGAGGTTACCTTAGGCGATGACATTGCATTAGCAACACTCATGACGCTTAAGAACTCCCTAGCCGGTATACCATACGGTGGTGGTAAGGGTGCTGTGAGGGTTAATCCAAAGACCCTTAAGGCGAAGGAACTTGAGGAATTGGCAAGGGGTTACGTTAGGGCATTATACAGTGCCCTAGGACCTGATGTTGATATCCCAGCACCGGACGTTGGAACAAACCCACAGATAATGGCCTGGATGGTTGATGAGTATAGTAAAATAGCTGGTAAGAACATTCCCGCAGTATTCACCGCGAAGCCTATTGAACTATGGGGTAACCCAGTGAGGGAGTACGCCACTGGGTATGGTGTAATAGTTGCTGCTGAAACCTTCATGAAGGAGCTCTTCGGCTCAGGATTAAGTGGAGCCAGGGTTTCAATACATGGGTTCGGGAACACTGGGCAGTGGGCGGCATACTGGGCCAGTAAAATGGGTGCTAAGGTTGTAGCTGTGGCCGATACCTCAGGTACGGTTTACGACCCCAATGGTATTGATGTTAATAAGGCCATGGAGGTTAAGAATAAGACAGGTAAGGTTATTGACTACCCCGGTGGCCAGAAGCTTAAACCCGATGATGCATTATACGTTAACGCTGATGTACTGGTACCAGCCGCAATAGAGAACACTATTAATGCAAGTAATGTATCAAGGGTTAAGGCTAAGTTAATAGTTGAGGGTGCCAATGGGCCAACAACCCCGGAGGCCGAGGAGTATTTGACGCAACACGGCGTAACCATAGTGCCCGATATACTAGCCAATGCGGGTGGAGTCATAATGAGTTACCTGGAGTGGGTTGAGAATCTCCAGTGGATGACTTGGAGTGAGGATGAGACAAGGGATAGATTAGGGAAGATTATGGAGAATAATTCAAGGAAAGTAATGAATAAGTACAGTGAGTTAAAGGTCAAGAATGCCACTGTAAGGGATGCTGCATTGGTGCTAGCCATAGAGAGAGTGGAGAAGGCAATGAAACTAAGAGGATGGATTTAA
- a CDS encoding DNA-binding protein, with amino-acid sequence MSYYDDEDNIQDEDELEEARRRRLEELQRKAEEEERKRAEEAQRRAVIRVILTPEARSRLDNLRLIKPELVESIENQLIALAQSGRIKVPITDEELKKILETVYSQTRREYRIRFR; translated from the coding sequence ATGAGTTACTACGACGATGAGGATAATATTCAAGATGAGGATGAGCTTGAGGAGGCTAGGAGAAGAAGGCTTGAGGAGCTTCAGCGTAAGGCTGAGGAAGAGGAGAGGAAGAGGGCTGAGGAGGCTCAGAGGAGGGCTGTTATAAGGGTTATATTAACCCCAGAGGCTAGGAGTAGGCTTGATAACCTTAGGCTTATTAAACCTGAGTTAGTTGAATCAATTGAGAATCAGTTAATTGCCCTAGCTCAGTCAGGTAGAATTAAGGTTCCTATAACAGACGAAGAACTTAAAAAGATACTGGAAACGGTCTATAGCCAAACCAGGAGGGAGTATAGGATAAGGTTCAGGTGA
- a CDS encoding M42 family metallopeptidase: MDAATLSKLTLEIGPSGFEDRVIRTIISMIRNRVDEVNVDNMGNLIARIGNGPFKLMISAHADEVGVMVSHIDQRGFIKVVPIGGIDPWVMIEQELVFMGRNGDIYGTVGVDPPHLRRDKPPSRFEELYVDAGFTSNDEAFKAGILPGVAGTFAASFRERGSVVIGKALDNRVGCSVLVDLAEEAGGMVTGDLSLYLVWNTQEEVGLRGINAAVNAINPNMAIVVETTVAADVPTNPENEWITRIGNGAAIRALDRSMITNPRLLSAVLELASSRGIKYQVQVNPYGGTDAGAIHVHGTGVPTVVVSTPARYIHTPHSVVNLSDVEQVKSMITLIVREHAELSRVMRIQA, from the coding sequence ATGGATGCCGCAACATTATCTAAACTAACCCTTGAGATTGGCCCATCAGGTTTCGAAGATAGGGTGATAAGAACAATAATAAGCATGATTAGAAATCGTGTTGATGAAGTTAATGTAGATAACATGGGTAACCTAATAGCGAGGATTGGTAATGGTCCTTTTAAACTAATGATAAGTGCCCATGCTGATGAAGTAGGTGTTATGGTTTCACACATTGATCAAAGAGGCTTCATTAAGGTTGTTCCAATAGGTGGGATTGATCCATGGGTTATGATTGAGCAGGAGTTAGTTTTCATGGGACGTAACGGTGACATATATGGCACTGTTGGTGTTGATCCACCGCACTTAAGGAGGGATAAGCCTCCATCCAGGTTTGAGGAGCTTTACGTTGATGCCGGCTTCACCTCTAATGATGAAGCCTTTAAGGCAGGTATATTACCTGGTGTGGCAGGGACCTTTGCGGCGTCATTTAGGGAGAGGGGCAGTGTAGTAATAGGTAAGGCGTTAGATAATAGAGTCGGCTGCAGTGTACTTGTGGATTTAGCTGAGGAGGCTGGGGGAATGGTTACCGGTGACTTATCCCTTTACCTGGTTTGGAATACGCAGGAGGAGGTTGGGTTAAGGGGTATAAATGCGGCTGTTAACGCCATTAACCCAAACATGGCCATTGTCGTTGAAACAACCGTTGCCGCAGATGTTCCAACTAATCCCGAGAATGAATGGATAACTAGGATAGGTAATGGTGCTGCAATTAGGGCTTTAGATAGATCCATGATAACTAACCCACGGTTACTATCAGCCGTATTGGAGTTAGCATCATCAAGGGGAATTAAGTACCAGGTTCAAGTCAACCCATATGGTGGCACTGACGCCGGTGCTATACATGTCCACGGTACAGGTGTACCAACAGTAGTTGTATCTACACCAGCCAGGTATATCCACACACCCCACTCAGTGGTTAATCTCAGTGATGTTGAGCAGGTTAAGTCAATGATCACCCTAATAGTGAGGGAACATGCTGAATTAAGTAGGGTAATGAGGATTCAGGCTTAA
- a CDS encoding V-type ATP synthase subunit D encodes MSISALQRPTPSRLMLIRLRTQETLYRRIRKTVEDARNATLQRLRALVPTLEERRKLSYGEISKVAELYQMAKNRIGAAALSVMASSTKIRVDGYVEDRVIGGLKFGILNVKGFGGPTYGIYSIPAELDSSLTSLVSILPMLMEYVNLENIFYTLLYRVREYQRMINAIDNVILPRIRDSIAFIRLALDEMEREDFVRRVIINRIIGTE; translated from the coding sequence ATGTCGATTTCAGCCCTCCAAAGACCGACACCATCTAGGCTAATGTTAATTAGGTTAAGGACCCAGGAGACACTTTACAGGAGGATTAGGAAGACCGTGGAGGATGCTAGAAACGCAACACTACAGAGGCTAAGGGCACTTGTACCAACACTGGAGGAGAGGAGGAAGTTATCCTATGGGGAAATCAGTAAGGTTGCTGAACTTTACCAAATGGCTAAGAATAGGATTGGTGCAGCTGCATTAAGTGTAATGGCTTCATCAACTAAAATTAGGGTTGATGGGTATGTTGAGGATAGGGTCATAGGTGGTTTAAAGTTCGGTATACTTAATGTTAAGGGTTTCGGTGGACCAACATACGGCATATACAGTATACCGGCTGAATTAGATTCATCATTAACCAGCCTAGTGTCTATATTACCCATGCTAATGGAGTACGTTAACCTAGAGAACATATTCTACACACTCCTATACAGGGTTAGGGAGTATCAAAGGATGATTAACGCAATAGATAACGTCATACTACCTAGGATAAGGGACTCAATAGCCTTCATAAGGCTTGCCCTCGATGAAATGGAGAGGGAGGATTTCGTGAGAAGGGTTATAATAAATAGGATAATTGGCACGGAGTAA
- the trxB gene encoding thioredoxin-disulfide reductase — protein MSSGGLLTSTMLNTTGLELSGEVAEKLKGKVLDTVIIGGGPAGLSAAMYAARFGLSTVVITEEIGGQVGKAGWVEDYLGYVRITGPDLVNKFEEHVRYYNVPILIDSVERITISNDLFKVTTVSGDEFTSRTVIIAVGERRRKLNVPGEDKYSGKGVSYCAPCDAPLFKDKVVAVVGGGDSAASSALLLTEYATKVYLIHRRSSLRAQPIYQDLLLKNSKITIIWNTVVKELKGDKVLKSAILQRTDTGELMELPIDGIFIEIGAEPPVEFFKVIGLDLDKNGYINVNTMMETNIKGIYAAGDCVSLTPRGFRQIITAAAQGALAAYSAYNYILTKYGQNREK, from the coding sequence ATGTCATCCGGAGGCTTATTAACTTCAACAATGCTAAACACAACAGGATTGGAATTATCTGGTGAAGTCGCGGAGAAGCTTAAGGGTAAGGTACTTGATACAGTAATAATAGGCGGTGGGCCAGCTGGCCTTAGTGCGGCAATGTATGCAGCCAGGTTTGGTTTAAGCACCGTTGTAATAACTGAAGAGATAGGTGGTCAAGTTGGTAAGGCCGGTTGGGTTGAGGATTATTTAGGCTATGTTAGGATAACTGGACCTGACTTAGTTAATAAGTTTGAGGAGCATGTAAGATACTATAATGTCCCCATATTAATTGACTCGGTGGAGAGGATTACTATTAGTAATGATTTATTTAAGGTAACCACAGTGTCTGGTGATGAATTCACCTCTAGGACTGTGATAATTGCAGTGGGTGAGAGGAGGAGGAAATTGAATGTACCAGGGGAGGATAAGTATAGTGGCAAGGGAGTAAGCTACTGCGCCCCCTGTGATGCACCCTTGTTTAAGGATAAGGTTGTTGCAGTTGTCGGAGGCGGTGACTCAGCAGCCTCATCAGCATTACTTCTAACAGAATACGCCACTAAGGTTTACCTAATACATAGGAGAAGCAGCCTTAGGGCTCAACCCATATACCAGGATTTACTACTTAAGAATAGTAAAATTACTATAATTTGGAACACAGTGGTTAAGGAACTTAAGGGTGATAAGGTCCTTAAGTCAGCTATCCTACAAAGAACCGATACCGGTGAATTAATGGAATTACCCATTGATGGTATCTTCATTGAAATAGGTGCAGAACCACCCGTGGAGTTCTTTAAGGTTATTGGGCTTGATTTAGATAAGAATGGTTACATAAACGTTAACACAATGATGGAGACTAATATTAAGGGTATTTACGCCGCAGGGGATTGCGTATCCCTAACACCAAGGGGCTTTAGGCAAATCATAACCGCAGCCGCCCAGGGGGCATTAGCGGCGTATTCGGCGTATAACTATATTCTCACAAAATATGGTCAAAACAGGGAGAAATAA
- a CDS encoding NAD(P)-dependent oxidoreductase, whose amino-acid sequence MRVGFIGLGTMGAPMAMNIHKAGFPLIVYNRTRSKTEPFARLNIPVASSPREVAEKSDVVICMLTDAPDLEQVLFGKEGVVEGRHEGLIVVDMSTNSPEYSLEFHRRLRELGVEFLDAPVTGGDKGAREGALTIMVGGNRNVFDRVKPVFEAMGKVIIYAGDVGSGQLLKLINQVVVGLNTLAMVEALTLAKRTGADISKVQQVLTSGMGNSEVIRQLMPRILSGDFKPGFKASHLRKDLKYVIDLATKLNTPMPGVSILLQLYNALVALGLGEEGTQALIKLYDTLTRTQA is encoded by the coding sequence ATTAGGGTTGGTTTCATAGGTTTAGGAACCATGGGTGCCCCAATGGCTATGAATATTCATAAGGCAGGATTCCCATTAATAGTGTATAATAGAACCCGCAGTAAGACTGAACCCTTTGCAAGGCTTAATATCCCAGTAGCCTCCTCACCAAGGGAGGTTGCTGAGAAGTCTGATGTAGTGATATGCATGCTAACTGATGCGCCGGATCTTGAGCAGGTATTATTCGGGAAGGAGGGGGTTGTGGAGGGGAGGCATGAGGGGCTTATTGTGGTTGACATGAGCACTAACTCACCTGAATACTCCTTGGAATTCCATAGGAGGTTGAGGGAATTAGGGGTTGAATTCCTGGATGCACCGGTTACAGGTGGGGATAAGGGTGCTAGGGAGGGTGCATTAACCATAATGGTTGGGGGAAACCGCAATGTCTTCGATAGGGTTAAGCCAGTCTTCGAAGCCATGGGTAAGGTAATAATATATGCAGGTGACGTAGGGTCTGGTCAACTCTTGAAGTTGATTAATCAAGTGGTTGTTGGTTTAAATACATTAGCCATGGTTGAGGCCCTTACGTTAGCTAAGAGAACTGGAGCCGATATTAGTAAGGTTCAGCAGGTCTTAACCAGCGGTATGGGTAATTCAGAAGTAATAAGGCAATTAATGCCCAGGATCCTTTCAGGTGATTTTAAACCTGGCTTTAAGGCCTCCCACTTAAGGAAGGATTTAAAGTACGTAATTGACTTAGCCACGAAGTTAAATACACCAATGCCCGGTGTTAGTATTCTACTTCAACTTTACAATGCCCTCGTAGCCCTTGGGCTTGGGGAGGAGGGGACTCAGGCCTTAATTAAGCTCTACGATACATTAACCCGGACTCAAGCATGA
- a CDS encoding 50S ribosomal protein L39e, protein MATHKPLGFKLRLASAGKSNRNPPAWVMVKTDRKVTYNTKRRNWRRVKLKLG, encoded by the coding sequence ATGGCTACCCATAAGCCATTGGGCTTCAAGCTCAGGCTGGCGTCAGCAGGGAAGTCTAATAGGAATCCACCAGCCTGGGTCATGGTTAAAACAGACAGGAAGGTTACGTACAATACTAAGCGTAGGAATTGGAGGAGGGTTAAGCTTAAGTTAGGGTGA
- a CDS encoding UxaA family hydrolase has protein sequence MKAESTVKEAIVLSPSDNVAVALRDLKSGSLITLDVGSLRLTVKLIDNIPFGHKFALKDIPKCSLVVKYGHTIGRAKRDIKAGEHVHVHNLESLTSVHSVCRGEGA, from the coding sequence GTGAAGGCAGAATCAACGGTTAAGGAGGCTATTGTACTTAGTCCTAGTGATAATGTTGCAGTTGCCTTAAGGGACTTGAAATCAGGTAGTTTAATAACGCTTGACGTAGGGTCGCTGAGATTAACTGTTAAACTTATTGATAACATACCCTTCGGCCATAAGTTCGCCTTAAAGGATATACCCAAGTGCAGTCTAGTGGTGAAGTATGGTCACACCATAGGTAGGGCTAAGAGGGATATTAAGGCCGGGGAGCATGTTCATGTTCATAACCTTGAAAGCTTAACCTCAGTGCATAGTGTATGTAGGGGTGAGGGTGCATGA
- a CDS encoding 50S ribosomal protein L31e encodes MSSNEIILTINLRDVKEASRRIRAPYAARFIKRIIARYVKVDEDKVKLNENLNNLLWSRGIQKPPSRIKVKVTKREDGSVLVEYQG; translated from the coding sequence ATGTCGAGTAATGAGATTATACTCACGATAAACCTAAGGGATGTTAAGGAGGCGTCAAGGAGAATAAGGGCGCCTTATGCAGCTAGGTTCATTAAGAGAATAATCGCTAGGTATGTTAAGGTTGATGAGGATAAGGTTAAGTTAAATGAAAACCTAAATAATCTACTCTGGAGCAGGGGTATTCAAAAACCACCATCAAGAATTAAGGTTAAGGTAACTAAGCGTGAGGATGGATCAGTATTAGTTGAGTACCAGGGTTGA
- a CDS encoding Lrp/AsnC ligand binding domain-containing protein, with amino-acid sequence MESQVESEPIGRELTERQLQILQFLLKKAQPLRVYTVYADQDQIARELGMTRQALSVHLKKLKDFGLIRTGREFVDVTEKALRVLRMSGAEAIVMAKVAPKYRQQVYEKLKEMPIEKAYRVSGDYDLIIIAREIHINDLLRIMSQMEGIEDTRTFISLEVIKE; translated from the coding sequence ATGGAGAGCCAGGTTGAGTCTGAGCCTATTGGGAGAGAACTAACGGAAAGGCAGCTTCAAATACTGCAGTTCCTACTGAAGAAGGCTCAACCACTGAGAGTGTACACTGTTTACGCGGATCAAGACCAGATAGCTAGGGAACTAGGCATGACTAGGCAGGCCCTATCAGTGCACTTGAAGAAGCTTAAGGACTTTGGATTAATAAGGACTGGGAGAGAGTTCGTTGACGTCACTGAGAAGGCGCTGAGGGTTCTCAGGATGAGTGGTGCAGAGGCTATAGTTATGGCTAAGGTTGCACCTAAGTATAGGCAGCAGGTTTACGAGAAGCTTAAGGAAATGCCCATAGAGAAGGCCTACAGGGTTTCCGGTGACTATGACTTAATAATAATAGCCAGGGAGATACATATTAATGATCTGCTCCGAATAATGAGCCAAATGGAGGGTATTGAGGACACTAGAACATTCATATCACTGGAGGTAATTAAGGAGTAG
- a CDS encoding APC family permease: MSDKGLFVRGSTGLVREAGFVDAVSVNVANMSVGAALGTVGFTLASLPSVSGVNLVAASIIAFTLSIPQIITYTTLTKHIPRTGGDYVWVSRLLGPRFTWLVVGLVVGFIIESLAYYALIAIAGVGQLGTMLSTLGINISFTPLEVIGIGILYFAIVVFVNIMGTKYGIRLMTVLTIASIVTLFLALAVLYVVPKSVVISRVSSLLPSGVTYSKVASQYTGPYFALGPTIMMLPFFAIYIYPWLQAAPAIASEIKSRRAINWNLPTSAVLSMIMVTLGFAAMYYSMGFRFSTMAMANGYVNFWSAAMVASGNVVLAWIIGIGSVLWYLAVLAYGAIVIVRYLFALSFDRILPEFFSYVSPRLRSPVYAHLFDLVITAALIASAEALYSTFSSLYGAVVEALIYFALVGVAAAVAAILNKVKLSRGVRVTLAVASILMVGVMGYISYQFLEYPSIWGGNPLAYGVEIGAVLVGIAIYFIARHINLRRGLDISLVFMEIPPE, translated from the coding sequence GTGAGCGATAAGGGTTTGTTTGTTAGGGGTTCTACTGGTTTGGTTAGGGAGGCTGGTTTTGTTGATGCTGTTAGTGTTAATGTTGCTAATATGTCTGTTGGTGCTGCTTTGGGTACTGTTGGTTTTACACTAGCCTCCTTACCCTCAGTGTCTGGTGTTAACCTAGTTGCAGCATCAATAATAGCCTTCACACTATCAATACCACAAATAATAACATACACAACACTAACAAAACACATACCAAGAACAGGAGGAGACTACGTATGGGTTAGTAGGCTACTTGGCCCAAGGTTCACGTGGCTTGTAGTAGGCCTTGTCGTAGGCTTCATAATAGAGTCACTGGCCTACTATGCCTTAATAGCCATAGCTGGGGTGGGGCAGTTGGGTACAATGTTATCAACCCTAGGCATTAACATCAGCTTCACCCCCCTTGAGGTTATTGGAATCGGCATCCTTTACTTCGCCATAGTAGTCTTCGTGAACATAATGGGTACTAAGTATGGTATTAGGTTAATGACTGTGTTAACCATTGCATCAATAGTCACACTCTTCTTAGCCTTAGCGGTACTATACGTAGTACCTAAATCAGTGGTTATAAGTCGAGTCAGCTCACTCTTACCAAGTGGTGTAACGTATAGTAAGGTTGCTTCACAGTACACTGGCCCATACTTCGCACTAGGCCCAACAATAATGATGCTACCCTTCTTCGCAATATACATATACCCATGGCTTCAGGCAGCACCTGCAATAGCATCGGAGATAAAGAGTAGGCGCGCCATTAACTGGAATCTACCGACATCAGCAGTCTTATCAATGATCATGGTGACCCTCGGCTTCGCAGCAATGTATTACTCAATGGGGTTTAGGTTCTCCACAATGGCTATGGCTAATGGTTACGTTAACTTCTGGTCAGCGGCAATGGTTGCCTCAGGTAATGTGGTGTTGGCTTGGATAATAGGGATTGGGTCAGTGTTATGGTACTTGGCGGTGTTAGCCTATGGAGCCATAGTGATCGTACGCTACTTATTCGCATTATCCTTTGATAGGATACTACCGGAGTTCTTCTCATACGTAAGTCCACGTCTAAGGAGCCCAGTCTATGCGCATTTATTCGACTTAGTCATAACAGCAGCATTAATAGCCTCAGCTGAAGCATTATACAGCACCTTCTCAAGCCTATACGGTGCAGTGGTGGAGGCATTAATATACTTCGCCCTAGTCGGCGTAGCCGCGGCGGTTGCGGCTATTCTTAATAAGGTTAAGTTAAGTAGAGGTGTTAGGGTAACCTTAGCCGTGGCAAGTATACTGATGGTTGGGGTTATGGGTTACATATCTTATCAATTCCTAGAGTACCCAAGCATCTGGGGTGGTAATCCATTAGCATACGGTGTTGAAATAGGAGCTGTGTTGGTGGGGATAGCTATATACTTCATAGCAAGGCACATTAACTTAAGAAGGGGACTAGATATATCACTGGTGTTCATGGAAATACCGCCTGAATAA
- a CDS encoding superoxide dismutase — translation MAAQTLFKRYELPPLPYNVNALEPYISGQVIDVHYNGHHKGYVNGANAAIDRLEKIIKNEVTSYDIQGLLRNLFFNINGHKLHTLYWNSMAPAGKGGGTPGGYLGDLVIKQFGSYDKFRNLFNEVMRSLPGSGWAVLYYDTETGNLVFTTFENHYNQHIAELPVILIIDEFEHAYYLQYKNNRNAYLDAIWNVLNWGEAENRLRKYIK, via the coding sequence ATGGCTGCGCAAACCCTATTCAAGAGGTATGAACTACCACCTCTACCATATAATGTGAATGCGCTTGAACCATACATAAGTGGTCAGGTAATCGACGTACACTATAATGGGCATCATAAGGGGTACGTTAATGGAGCCAATGCAGCCATTGATAGATTAGAGAAGATAATTAAGAACGAGGTAACCAGTTACGATATACAGGGGTTATTAAGGAACCTGTTCTTCAATATAAATGGGCATAAGCTTCACACGCTTTACTGGAACAGCATGGCACCAGCGGGTAAGGGTGGTGGAACACCTGGTGGCTACCTTGGTGACTTAGTAATTAAGCAGTTTGGCAGTTACGATAAGTTTAGGAACCTCTTTAATGAAGTAATGAGGTCATTACCAGGTAGCGGATGGGCGGTACTCTACTACGATACTGAGACAGGTAACTTAGTCTTCACAACCTTTGAGAACCACTATAATCAGCACATAGCTGAATTACCTGTAATCCTAATAATAGATGAGTTTGAGCACGCATACTACCTGCAGTATAAGAATAATAGGAACGCTTACCTTGATGCAATATGGAACGTCCTCAATTGGGGAGAAGCTGAGAATAGGCTTAGGAAGTACATTAAGTAA